Part of the Stackebrandtia endophytica genome is shown below.
GCCCCGACCGGACGCTGGATCTGCGCGCCGACCCGAAGTTCCAGGCACTGCGTATCGACATCGCTCACTCGCTCAGGGAGGTCCACGATGGCGCGGCTTGATGAGAAGACCCCGGCAGTCGCGGTGGCACCACCGACCGCTCCCGCAGCCGCACCCCGGCGCGGATTCGGTCCGTTGATCAGCGTCGGTGTCATCACCGCGTTGCTGATCGCGTGGTGGGTCGCCACCACCGGGACCGGCGCGGTCAAACCGCTCTATCTGCCGTCGCCGGAAGCGCTGTGGGAGTCGGTGACGACGCTGAACACGCAGCTGTTGGCCGATGTCGGCGCCACCCTGGGCAGGGTCTTGGCGTCCTGGATCGGCGGTTCCGCACTGGGCGTCCTGGTCGGTCTGGCGATGGCACGCACCCGGTGGCTCATTTACGCACTCAACCCGATCATCGAAGCGGTGCGTCCGGTGCCGCCCGTCGCCCTCATCCCGTTCGTGATCCTGTGGTTCG
Proteins encoded:
- a CDS encoding ABC transporter permease, with protein sequence MARLDEKTPAVAVAPPTAPAAAPRRGFGPLISVGVITALLIAWWVATTGTGAVKPLYLPSPEALWESVTTLNTQLLADVGATLGRVLASWIGGSALGVLVGLAMARTRWLIYALNPIIEAVRPVPPVALIPFVILWFGIGDSGKLFLGALACFMVMVVNTTVAVGNVPPVYLQAARSLGAGSGQVYRSVVLPAIVPEILSGFRIGSALAFAVVVAAEFLGADAGIGRLIMQASRTLNTSVVLLGTICIALMAVVLDQAISRISAHITRWAAQR